The following are from one region of the Chloracidobacterium sp. genome:
- a CDS encoding phage major capsid protein — MNPFRSLIAGALLIFGAAANTIEELRSKLQELQASAQGLQDLADAEKRDLTEAETKQIADLFAAFDATELEIRRREDLQARADRIGASAARIVRPDPTPASVQNAVRPAITGGEPAAVASSRGTGGFRAFGDFAKAVHSAAGGRQTDPRLSMVNAAAATTYGQEGVGADGGYMVPPDFKATILSRVLAEDSLLSRCDQTPTTSNSITVPIDEDSPWATSGIQATWEGEATTFGQGKPALKSTTVRANKITALVPVTDELLEDAPSLESFLRQKAPAKIDYKVNDAIINGDGVGKPMGFLASPCLVTQAAEGGQTAGTVNFANISKMYSRMPAANRKNAVWIINQDLEPQLDNLVVPGAGASVAAPAYMPPGGMSASPFATLKGRPVIYTEAANALGAVGDITFADLSAYLAVVKSGGLKTDFSIHLWFDQGLSAFRFVLRIGGRPWWNSPMARAKSANTLSPFVALAAR, encoded by the coding sequence GTGAACCCGTTCCGCAGCCTCATCGCGGGCGCGCTGCTCATCTTCGGCGCGGCCGCCAACACCATCGAGGAGCTCCGCAGCAAGCTGCAGGAGCTGCAGGCCTCGGCCCAGGGCCTCCAGGACCTGGCCGACGCCGAGAAGCGCGACCTGACCGAGGCCGAGACCAAGCAGATCGCCGACCTCTTCGCGGCCTTCGACGCCACGGAGCTGGAGATCCGCCGCCGGGAGGACCTGCAGGCCCGGGCCGACCGCATCGGCGCCAGCGCCGCCCGCATCGTCCGCCCCGACCCGACCCCCGCCAGTGTCCAGAACGCGGTCCGCCCGGCCATCACCGGCGGCGAGCCCGCAGCCGTCGCCAGCTCCCGCGGCACCGGCGGCTTCCGCGCCTTCGGCGACTTCGCCAAGGCCGTCCACTCGGCGGCCGGCGGCCGGCAGACCGACCCCCGGCTGAGCATGGTGAACGCGGCCGCGGCCACCACCTACGGCCAGGAGGGCGTGGGCGCTGACGGCGGCTACATGGTCCCCCCGGACTTCAAGGCCACCATCCTCTCCCGGGTCCTCGCCGAGGACTCGCTGCTCTCCCGCTGCGACCAGACCCCCACCACCTCCAACTCGATCACCGTGCCGATCGATGAGGACAGCCCGTGGGCCACCTCCGGCATCCAGGCCACCTGGGAGGGCGAGGCCACCACCTTCGGCCAGGGCAAGCCGGCGCTGAAGAGCACCACCGTCCGCGCCAACAAGATCACCGCCCTGGTCCCGGTCACCGACGAGCTGCTCGAGGACGCTCCCTCGCTCGAGTCGTTCCTGCGCCAGAAGGCCCCGGCGAAGATCGACTACAAGGTGAACGACGCCATCATCAACGGCGACGGCGTCGGCAAGCCGATGGGCTTCCTCGCCTCCCCCTGCCTGGTCACCCAGGCGGCCGAGGGCGGGCAGACCGCGGGCACCGTCAACTTCGCGAACATCTCCAAGATGTACTCGCGCATGCCGGCCGCCAACCGGAAGAACGCCGTCTGGATCATCAACCAGGACCTCGAGCCGCAGCTCGACAACCTGGTGGTGCCCGGCGCCGGCGCCTCCGTGGCGGCCCCCGCCTACATGCCGCCCGGCGGCATGAGCGCCTCGCCGTTCGCCACCCTGAAGGGCCGGCCGGTCATCTACACCGAGGCCGCCAACGCCCTGGGCGCGGTGGGCGACATCACCTTCGCCGACCTGTCGGCGTATCTGGCGGTGGTGAAGTCCGGCGGGCTCAAGACGGACTTCTCGATCCACCTCTGGTTCGACCAGGGGCTCAGCGCCTTCCGCTTCGTGCTGCGGATCGGCGGGCGGCCCTGGTGGAACTCGCCCATGGCCCGGGCCAAGAGCGCCAACACGCTCTCCCCGTTCGTCGCCCTGGCGGCCCGGTAA